TAGCCAATTTTGAAATTTGATCCACGCTGTTGATTCTCCCAGCCCAAAAAGCAAGAGGCCTGATCTGAATGAAAAGAATCCTCGCCGTAGATGATGAGGCACCCAACCGGGAATATTTGAGCCACATGCTCGACAGCCTTGGTTATGAGGCAGAAACCGCCCAGGACGGGATTGAAGCCCTCGCAAAATTGAACCTCGGGTTCGACCTGGTTTTGGTGGATTTGATGATGCCCGGGATGGATGGTTTCGAGGTTGTCGAGGCGATTCGCCA
The nucleotide sequence above comes from Nitrospinaceae bacterium. Encoded proteins:
- a CDS encoding response regulator; this translates as MKRILAVDDEAPNREYLSHMLDSLGYEAETAQDGIEALAKLNLGFDLVLVDLMMPGMDGFEVVEAIR